Part of the Mytilus galloprovincialis chromosome 14, xbMytGall1.hap1.1, whole genome shotgun sequence genome is shown below.
AGTTTTTGCTTATATCGTTGTCTCTTTAAATTTGTGTGCTCTTCACCCTGTTTAGTATTTccaatttatttgtttacatcCGCCACAATTAATCTCTTGAGTGTAATTGTCCAATTTGCATTCAtactatataattttattttgacatgaCTTACCTTCAACAACATAAAGCAGAGAGAAAATCCACAATATAAGACGCTACATACTTCAATACTTTATAACATTATGATAAAACGTACATTCACAAGAATATTTATATACAGAATTAAACGATCCATATTAAATGTTAATAACATTCTGTGACATAAtgtaattaaataggaaaactttagTTAAATCGGCGTAGTTTTATCCAAAGGGCATACTGTGTCTATGAAACTTTTCCTGGTACATATAGAATCAAGCATATACATGACGTTGCTAAGATCACGTAGTCTTCGAAATAAACACATTCAACAGTTGTTCAACGTCTGAAGGGTGTACTCTGCATTTATTGAGAGATCACATGGAGAGTAATACAGCAAAACTCACCAACGATTAATAGTTTTTGATAAATAACTCCTGATGTGCGTATCGTCTCAATGATACAGATGTTTTCATGTAAGTTAAGGAGCGCTGAGTTGGCTGGCTGTATTTGCCTCGGGAAGtttacaatttaaatttttgctgaGGAACAGGTGTTGTATAATAATGGCACTTTGATAATGGTCTGaaggggtttacagaatagagaaaaacgGCAAAAAAGTGGCAAATAAAGGGCTTCATATCCTTCTGTACTCTTTTTTTTATGCGTGCATTTATAAACTTGAGAATAATATCTTTTAACTGTACAATTACCCTATGATGATTGTATTTCGTTTTATCGCATTGATATGACTGAAATTTGCCATAATGCTTAATATACACGATAGGACAGTACATATGTAAAACCAGTGACATGTTAAAGCATCTTGAAATATTTGATAGTATTATAATGTTATTATGTTAATGGCCAAccaaatgcatttttaaaaatgcgattttaaatttacatgttttatatggtTAACCACATTGTTTGTCGTTTCATCTTAATAATTAGGAATAATGAAAAGCTTCACGTATACTATATTCTCCATAAAAATCCCTTGGAATGACCAAGATACAGTTAAAATCAGTTGAACCCctgttttaaacttttataataatcTGTCATTCGTGGCAGAATCAGTTCTAGGAAAAGAGTAAGAAATCTTATAGAAAATAGAACAGTTGTAACTGCCTTTAACGTGATTTGAACAGAAACAGTTAGCTGGATtgtatctgtttttattttagataaaagagagttaattataaaaataataaaattactagATCTATGTTTAAGTTCTGTTATGTCTCCatgtttataattaatttttaatcaaatttttttttatataataattcataattggtgaataatatatttttgatatttccgTACTTGTAATGAAAAATATGCTATATTTAGAAAGACAATTATACTGGCCGAGGTCTTACAGGTATACTATTTGGCGTACACAGTGACCATATTTTTTTCtgggggagtttttttttaaaatccgcGATTACCTGACATTACAATTTTATGTAATGATGTGGTGAAGTGtcatcatgtatattttttttcatctttgttTGACGGGAATTGTGCCTGTCTGTTATACCgtcaaatatttttgttcattcCTCTGATCCTTTTTAAAGGGTTTTTCGTATTGTCTTGTCTTTTCTTTTGGCAATGGTAATAACTGTCTTTCATATACCCCCCCTCTTTTTTCCAAACcccacacacaaacacacacacacttctttcattttaaaagatacaaaagCAAGAGtaaatattcttttgaaaaagTAAACGTTATATTATGTGTTTGAAAGTCTCTGTTTCACttgtttttaatgaataaaacagaTTTTCGTCATCCTCCAAATAAGAAAACGTAACAACAACAAATCCCAACATACCCCTATCCACATAAAATCTAAGACAAGAAAGAAATGTGAAGCTTAAGCTAAAAAGGTATGCATCGTTATCTCCAAAATGTTATCTgctatttgttgttgtttttaaagcATTAAAGCCCATTTACATTAGCATAATATATAGCAATTGAGCACACATCTATCAGCGTCGTCAGCCCAAGACTTTTTTGAATGAGAAATAAGGCTATTCATGTTGTCTAATCTTAATGAGTTTTATTGAAAGACAATTCATTCTCTTCTTTATTTTTGGCATGTGACTTTGTCACCATTCACATACCACAAGGCATGGCATCCACCACAATATACCGGACTGAAAAAGATAATAACGTACTTTTATCTAAGtgtcacatgtagagcaggatctgcttaccatttcTGGAGCACATGATATAGCACCTCCGGTTTTTGGGGAGGATCCTGCTGCTCAGTCATTAGTTTTCTTTGACGTGGtagtgtgctgttgtttgtctttcgtGTTTGTctttcgtgtttttttttgtgtttttttcttgtgttttttgttttgttatggcgttgtcagattatttccaatttatgagtttgaatgtccctttgtatcttttgcctctcttttgaTCATATTTTATCCCAAATCATTATTGAAGCATATCTTTCCAACTGTTGCTCAAagtcaaattaatatataaaatgaattgGAAGGCTATAACAGCACAGTATTTCACAGAATTAAGTTTCTTGTCTTACCGTCAAAAACTGAAGCattcaaagaaatgaaaaaaaacctaGTATGATAAGTTAAATGTTGCAAATTACAAACTTTGACAATGTTAAAAGAGGATTTATTCTCTATCCGTCTCATAAAAAAATGTGCCATATTCACTAACATACTTACAAAGTGTAAGTGTACAATGTAGGAATTTTTTTGTTTGCTATGTATCAACCCACAAAAATATGATGCGTACTATATCTTATTCATACATACTGATGTAGCCGTAATATAATCTATTTAACGAACGACAATCCGTCAGTTGTGATTATATTGTATAATTGTCGCTTGTGTAAAATTCTTAATTGAATGATagtttgcatttttgaaatcataAATCTATGCTATTTTTAGAGACAATTTAGTGTGTTGTTGTggtatttgtacatgttgtacatgaGTTTTGTTTTACCGGGAAAGTAAAATCATAATGTGTGAACAGGGTTTTGACTTACCAACATTTAGCATTCGGATGGCCTGTACAGCTTTGTCCTTCACATGGATTTCTTATACATGGCGCTGGAAATACTCCTGGTAAACAATCGCTGCTACCTGGACATCGGAATTCTACACAAAATACATTACCGACGtgttttcttatttattattaaaacCCATTTATATCATAATAAGAATAGTAAATCCCAAAGTTAtgatataattgattatttatttcTCTAGATTTAACTTAGGCTTccatgaattaaatatttttctattgTTTGATTATCTGAACTTTAACATAGACGCTTTTTCAATTATATAGAACACAAAATTCCTCATGTAGTGTCTGTCCCTggaattcaatggttgtcgttagaacatgtctgtcatatttttgttttttcgttGATTGATTTGTTACTTATCAGGGTGTTGGTTTgctagtttgaattgtttcacattttttaaataatgggTCCCTTTAGAGTTAATTTTACTCACTCACTGTATATGGGCGTAtgatgacctataattgcttacatcaacttcaATGGACTCTACttgatagttgtgtcattggcaatcataacacatcagAGTTTGACTGTGTGTGTTTGTTCATGAGTTTCTGAGATTTGTTCGAAAAAAAACCCtgctccaagtcaggaatatgaaagatGTGTTGTCTTTCCTTCCGTGAGTTGATATAGTCGAGCATTCGGTTTTGTCAGGTTTACATTCGGTTTTGTCAGGTTTACATTCGGTTTTGTCAGATTTAATAGGATTCCCCTTTTGGGATTTAACTTAGGAGATCGGTATTTgtattcatacttttttttcatatcttaCCACAACGTTCTGTTACGTCCATTAAGGAACCACTTCTGTTTTCATACCATAGACGACTACATGCACCTCCACAATAATTGTTCCTTTGATAAGAAAACTAACcatgtaaaaagttaaatcatttGAAACAGAGGTTAAGTAAAATGTAAGTAAAATTACCTTAAATGGTcatgcattttttaaatttataacacTTTTAACTgttgataacaaatattttttccgaATTAATTTGAATTTTCTATCCTTATGCAAAGAAGTTCTTATCTGTCATACCTTTAAAGAATTGTTTTTAAACGCACGTCCGAGGTACACACTTAAAAGTCTGTTACCTTTTGAGTTTCTACACTATGTTTTCATATATACGAATAAAGAAAGGTGTTAGAATTaagacaatgagacaacaacacaacaatgacttatacatgttatagtgaaATAACATGCAACATACAATCTTCAATAACCGACAGGTGTTATCGTTCCGATACCAAAGAGcatgttaatttataaaatttagccTATGAAAACTGTCATTATCACCAAAGTACATAACTAAACTAGTAAGGATTAGGGTCACATGATTTTTCTTCATCTCTGTTCTGCCCTTTTAATATCGATTTACAGgctaacaaaataaaataaaaatcatttaatcGAAATCAGTGCAAGAAAAGAACTTAGGTCTAAAATTACGGTATTGTATTAGAAAACAAAACCACAAATACAAACTAGAAAAATATAGATATAACACTACCCCCCCCCTTTAAGGGTTGCCTATAGTTATTAAAGGCAAATCGGAAGTGTAAGAAATCTTGCCGCCCTATTCTGTATTAATGCTTTAAACttccatatttcagccaataacGTCATGAACGTTACTGAACTACACAAACTTGACCAATGCCCGGAACAATATGTACAAAAT
Proteins encoded:
- the LOC143058881 gene encoding uncharacterized protein LOC143058881; the encoded protein is MWRLTITLLIISLLHVAEGCKVCPEGVIPYRCTKTPCQGHQCEGAVCRNNYCGGACSRLWYENRSGSLMDVTERCEFRCPGSSDCLPGVFPAPCIRNPCEGQSCTGHPNAKCCPVYCGGCHALWYVNGDKVTCQK